The DNA sequence TTAAAACACCATCAATATCAGTTGCAACAACTTTTATATTTTCAATATTCAATTTTGAACTCTTTTTTTCCAAGTAAGTCATGTAAGTGTACAACTCCCCTTGCTTTTCTATCTTTGTTAAGTATTACAAGACAGGTAATTTCTAATTTTTCCATTATACTCAATGCCTCTACAGCAAGACATTCTTCATCTATGGTTTTTGGTTGTTTTGTCATATACTCTTCTGCCTTTACATCAGAGATATCTGTTTTTTTATTTAGCAGTCGTCTTATATCACCATCTGTGATAATACCTGCCACCCTTCCATTTTTATCACTGACGAGGGTAAACCCAAGATTCTTTTCAGTTATTTCTCTTACGACGTCAGATATTTTAGCATCCTTGCCTACAAAAGGAATCTCTTTTCCTTTATGCATAACATCTTTAACTTTCAGCATCAACCTTTTCCCCAGATTCCCTGCAGGATGGAAAAATGCAAAGTCACGTTTCTGAACACCTTTTATACGCATTAACGATAATGCCATTGCGTCTCCGAGGACCAATGCGCAGGTTGTACTTGAAGATGGTATCATACCGAAGACATCTGCTTCCTTAATATCTCCTGTTTCTATTACAATATCACTGTATCTTCCTAATGAAGAATTTTTTGAACAGGTAAGAGATATGACAACCGCTCCTATCTTTCTTATAGAAGGCAGTATTCTTAATATCTCTTCTGTCTCTCCACTGTTTGAAACAACCATAACTATATCGTTTTTTGAAACAGTACCGAGGTCTCCATGGACAGCATCTCCTGGGTGTAAAAATACAGAAGGTATCCCTAAACTGGAAAATGTACCTGCGATTTTACGACATATAATACCACTTTTCCCCATACCTGTAAGTATAATCTTGCCTTTACAATGAGAAATTGTATCAAGTGCATTTATAAAATCGTTACCCAGATGATTACGTATGTTTTTTAAATTCTGGCATTCTGTATCAATAACATTTTTAGCATAATTTAATAAATCCATTTTCTTCATATTCGTTTTCATATATACTCTATAGAATCAATATAGAATCAATAATATCTTTATTATTCATCAACTATTCTTTTTATTTCCAGATAAAGCAAGATATATAGATTTAAGTTCTGTCAGAAGTATCTCCATCTCTTTTAAGTTTAGCATATTGGAACTATCTGACAATGCTTTTGAAGGGTCGGGATGAACCTCAGCAAATATTCCATCACAGCCAACCGCTATGGCAGCTTTTGCAAGATAAGGAACAAATTCCCTGTTCCCTCCAGAACTTTTTCCCAGTCCACCAGGTTGTTGAACACTATGAGTAACATCAAATATTACAGGGTATCCAAAACTTCTCATTATAGGTAGAGCACGGAAATCAGATACAAGGTTGTTATATCCAAAACTTGTTCCACGTTCAGTAATAAGCACTTTTTGGTTACCTGTTGAGATAACTTTCTCTATTATGTTTTTTACTTCCCATGGTGAAAGGAATTGACCTTTTTTTACATTAACTGCCTTTCCAGTTTTACCTGCAGTAACAAGGAGGTCTGTCTGTCTGCAGAGGAAGGCAGGTATCTGAATTATATCAACTACATCAGCAACCGGCATTATCTGAGTTTGACAGTGTACATCAGTTGTAACAGGTATTTCAAATTTCTTTTTGACTTTTGCAAGTATTTCAAGCCCCTTTTTCATTCCATGCCCTCTAAATGAACTGATAGAAGACCTGTTTGCCTTGTCAAATGATGCTTTGAATACGAAGGGGATATCTTCTTTCTCACATATCTTTTTAAGATATTCAGCAGTATCAAATACAATCTTTTCATTTTCTATAACACAGGGACCGGCTATAAGACAGAAGATATTTTCCCCTCCAATTTTAATATTTTTTAGTTTTATTTCTTTAACCATATGAATATTCACTGATTATCAGAAATATCAACCAGGAGGCCATTGCATAACCCTGCCTCCTAATAGATGCAGATGGAGATGTTCAACACTCTGTCCAGCATTACGGTTGGTGTTTATAACAATTCTATATCCGTTTTCTTCTATTCCTTCTTTTTTTGCAAGTTTCGTAGCGATATTTAATAACTGTCCCAGTATAGATATATCCTCTGTATCATAAAGTTTCGCAATGTGTTTTTTAGGAATTATAAGGATATGGATAGGTGCCTGAGGGTTTATATCACGGAAAGCAATGAAGTCATTATCTTCATAGACACTGCTACATTTCATTTCTCCCCTGACTATTTTACAGAAGATACATTCTTCCATTTCTATGTTCTCCTTTTAAACACTTAAATTTTCCTCGCTACTTTAGTTTTTATATACGACTGGATAATATCTCCTTCCTGGAAGTCAGAGAATTTTTCTATTCCTATTCCACATTCAGTATTTTGTTTTACTTCTTTTACATTCTCTTTGAACCTTTTTAAACTGGATATACTCCCCTGGTATATAACAGTACCATTCCTTATAATTTTAGCGATAGAATCTCTCGTAATCACTCCGTTAACCACAAGGCATCCTGCAACACACTCATTATTTGAAAGACGGAAGACCTTTTTTACCTGTGCCTGTCCTGATAGAACTTCCTTTTCTTCCGGTTCCAACATGCCTTCAACAGCTCTTCTTATCTCATCAGCAAGTTCATAGATAATCCTGTAAGTTCTAACTTCTACGCCTTCACTTTTAGCAAGTTCTTCCGCTTTTTGTAATACAGGGACATTAAAACCTAACACAATCGCATTTGAAGCAGAAGCCAAAAGAATATCTGATTCTGATACTGCCCCTGTTTCTGAATGGATTATATCAATTTTAACCTCACTTGTTGGTATCTTTTCAATAATATTTCTTATTGCTTCAATTGTTCCCACATAATCCGTCTTCAATATCAATTTTAATTCTTTCAATCCACCCTTCTGAATTTCTTTGTAAAGATTTTCAAGTGTTATCTTCCTTGTAGATATTTCTTTTCCAGCAGTTCTATAGTTCCTTTGTTCTATAATCTCCCTCGCAATCTTTTCTGACTCTACAACATGAAAATCTTCTCCAGGGTTTGCTACTCCCTCACCCCCTAATATCTCAACAGGGGTTGAAGGTCCGACTTTTTCAAGCCGTCTTCCCCAGTCGTCTATAATTGCTCTAACTTTTCCCTTAATAGCTCCTGCTACAAAAAAATCACCGGTTTTCAGTTCCCCATTTCTTATAAGCACATTTATAATAGGACCTTTCGTTTTGTCAATATATGATTCAATAACTATTCCATCTGCTCTGCCTTCTGGAGATGCTTTCAATTCAAGCATCTCTCCTAAAAGAATTATCATATCAAGCAAATCTTCTATCCCCTGTCCTGTTAGACCTGAAACATTAACAAATATTGTATCTCCACCCCATTCTTCTGGAATAAGTTTGTGTTCAGCAAGTTGTTTCTTCACTTTATCCGGATTGACATTGGGTTTATCTATCTTGTTCACTGCTACTATGATGGGGACATTTGCAGACCTTGCATGATTTATCGCTTCAACTGTTTGTGGTTTTACCCCTTCATCAGCGGCAACAACCAGAACAACTATATCTGTAATCATCGCACCTCGTGCTCTCATAGATGTAAATGCTTCATGTCCTGGCGTATCAAGAAAGACAATAGAACCTTTAGAAGTATTAAGTTTATATGCTCCGATTTTCTGAGTAATCTGTCCATATTCTTTGTCTGCTATACGACTTTTTCTGATAGTATCAAGTATAGTTGTTTTACCGTGGTCTACATGTCCCATAATCGTAACAACAGGGGCACGCGGTACAAGTAGTTTTTCTTTTTCTACAACAGGTTTTTTTTCTATTGCAGGTGTAACGAACTCTGTTTTCAAACCAAAGTATTCACACAAATTTTTAATATTTTCTTTCCCTGGACACTGGTTGATATTTAGCACAATCCCTTTTGTAAGGAAAAATTTTATGATTTCGTTTGCTGGTATTGCAATTTTCTCAGCAAGTTGTTTTATATTCTCTGTCCCTTGCAAGAGAACATTTGGTTTTACTTCTTCAGTAGTTGTTTTTTCTGTAATTTCTGTAACAGGTGGGCTAATTTCTTCTGTTTGTATTACAGTTTCTGGTATTTTTTCTATATCTTCTTTTTTAGTTTTTACACTTTTTGCTTTATGGGTTGTTTTTCTTTTTTTCTCCCGGGAGATTGTTTTTGATGGCGTCTCTTTTTTCTTCTTGGATAGCACCTTCTTCTTATGTTTTTCAGTAGTTTCCCCTTTTTTTTCTTTTTTTTCCCCTGTTCGTTTATCTTTCGGCTCTTTCAATTTATTCTCAATATATCTGTCAATTTTTTCTATCTCTTCATCCGACAGAACACTTACTGTTTTCTTGCCTTTAATTCCTAAATTTTTCTCCAGCAGGGCAAGAAAATCCTTACCCTGCATCTTGAGTTTCTTCGCTTTGTCCCTTACTTTCATTGTTTTCCTTAATTATCTTTTCTCTGTATTCTTTTGCTTTTTTTATAAGTTGTTCAGCCATATCTTCACTAATGGAAGGTATCTTTTTTAATTCTTCCACATCTGCTTCTGAAAGAGATTTTATTGAGCCAAACCCATACTTTGCCAGTTCAGTAGCAATTGTTTCATCCATGCCTTCTATTACAGAAATAGCAGGTTTTCCTCCTGCTGCATATTCACTTTCCCTGACAACTCTTATATCCCAGCCAGTGAGTTTTGAAGCAAGCCGTACATTTTGTCCTTTTTTCCCGACAGCTAGGAACACCTGACTATCTTCAACAACTACTATCGCTTCTTTTTTCCTCTCGTGTATTATAACTTTTTTCCCTGTTGCAGGGCTTAAAGAGTTCAGGATATATTTATTTATATCTTTATCCCATAGTATAATCTCTACCTTCTCTCCGCTTAATTCTTTCATTATGTTTTTTATTCTACTTGCTTTTTCTCCAACACATGTTCCAACAGGGTCAATTTTAGAGTCAGTTGAAAATACAGCGATTTTTACAAGGTCACCAGGAAATCGTGCTATATCTTTAATTTGTACAATCCCTTCTGTAATTTCGGGGACCTCTTTTTCTAAAAGACACCTTACAAAATCAGGATGTGTTCTGGAAAGGATTATCTGATAGATTCCTTTATTGGGCTTTCTAACTTCCAGTATATAAGCGTTTATAGGACTACCTACCTTGAAGTGGTCATTTTCTAATCTATGGAGATGTGGAAGAAGTCCCTCAGCTTTTCCTAAAGACACTACAATATTATCTTCTTCAAATCTTTCCACCCGTCCACTTACTACAGTACCTTCTAATTTCTTGAATTCATTGTATATAGTGGATTTTTCTGCTTCCCTCAGCCGTTGCATAATGACATGTTTTGCTGTCTGTGCTGCTATACGTTCCCATGGAAAAGAAGGAGGTGGTATTACTTCACCCTTTTCATTGAGAAACTTAATGTCCCCTGTATCAGGATCTATCTTTATACTTATACCTTCATCCATCTTTGCTTTTTTGCGATATACCGTTAACAGTCCACTTTCCAGGGCAGAAAGTAAAAATGCTTTATCTATACCTTTTTCTTTTTCCCAGTACTCAAGTAAAACCATTAGTTCCTTCTTCATTCAATTCCACCTCCATTTCTATTTTACGAACTTTTCAGAGATTAGTCAATATAAGGTATAATAATAAAATAAAAGTTTACTATATAAAATAAACTAAAATTTATGATTTAATGGAATGGAAAAAATGCAGGGATGGTTTTGTAGGAATTAATATAGTTGAGGTGAGAAGTGTAAAAATTGCTGCTCCGGATGGTCAGATTAAAAGATTTAGAATTTGTACTCTCAGAGACCCCTCTTCTATTAAATTCTCCAAAATTCCTGCAGAAGCACGGCTTTTTAAATCAGAAAAGGGTTATATAGGAGTGCTTATTTCAGGTAAGTATGGTGGTTATGTCAAGGTCGGAAAAGGTGTTACTGTTCAACAGTGCCTTTCTGTTTCTCTGAATTGTGTCAATAAAAAGGTTGTTAAACAATTGTTAAAAGGAACTTCTATTGAAATAACTGATATAGATGGGACTATCATAGGAATAGAAAGATGAAAAAATTTTCTTCGGAGGATATTATAAAAAAGCTTGGAGAATTTTCAGAAAGGAAAGGAATCATTTCATATCTTGTGGGTGGATATATAAGGGATAGATTACTTAGACGAAAGAGTAATGATATTGATATTGTAATGGAAATGGATGCGCTTGCTTTTGCAAAGGACTTTGCTATTGAATATCACCTTCCAATGCCTGTTTTTTACGGTAGATTTGGGACAGCCATGATAGAAATTTCAGGTATAAAGATTGAATTTGCAACAGCAAGAAAGGAAAGTTATCCTGACAATTCGAGGAAACCGTATGTTCAGAATGCGACCATAGAAGAAGATTGTGCAAGAAGGGATTTTACTATTAATACTATAGCACAGAATCTTATTACCGGAGAAATTATTGATTTTTTTAATGGAAGACAGGATATTAAAAATAAGATAATAAGAACTCCTGTATCTCCAGAAAAGACATTTTATGATGACCCATTAAGAATATTGAGAGGTATAAGGTTTGCGACAAGATTAAAATTTGAGATAGAAAAACATACAATGGATGGTATGAAAAGAAATGTATCACGCCTCCATATAGTCAGTACAGAAAGAATATCAGAAGAGATATTGAAGATATTGGAGGCAAAAGAACCATCAAGAGGTTTTTATCTACTGGATGAGATAGGTGCACTGGAAATAATTCTTCCGGAAGTATCTGCGTTGAAAGAGAAAAAAACAGAACATCCCTGTAAAGAATTATTTCCTCATACCTTAAAGGTTCTTGATAATACCAGTGCCCATACAAAAAATATATATCTTAAAATGGCAGCGTTGCTTCATGATATTGGGAAACCTTCAACTCTACAGATAATAAATGGTAAAGTAAGTTTCCATAGACATGAATTTGTCGGACAGAAAATGGCTTATAAGATATGTAAAAGATTCAATATACCTGAAGATAAAGGGAAATTTATTGGACGAATGATAAGGTTTCATCTCAGGCCACATCTACTTGCTAAAGAGAATCCTACGGATAATGCTCTCAGGAGATTTATAAGGGAGATGGGGAAGGATATAAGACCACTTTTTACACTTGCGAAGGCAGACCTTACAAGTCATAATCCTGGAAGGGTAAGAAATGCACTTGAAAAATTAGCACAACTGGAGGAACGTATAAAAGAAATCAACAGAAAGGATAAGATAAGTTCTTTCAAACTTGCAATAGATGGTTATGTTATAATGGATTTATTCAGTATCTCTCCGGGCAGGAAGGTAGGAGAGATAAAAGAGAGATTAGAATCACTTGTGCTGGATGGAATAATAAAGAACAGAAAAAGAGACCTCAAGCGATATATAAAAGAAAATAAAGAGGTAATTTTATCCAGTTTGAAGGGAGAGAAATGAAAAAATATATGGATATTTTATGGGCACCATGGAGAATGGCATATATAAAACAGGGTGATAAAAAAAAGGGATGTTTTCTTTGTAAAGCAATCAAGGATAGTAATGACAGGAAAAATTTTATTCTATATAGAGGTAAATATTCTTTTGTGATTATTAATACATTTCCATATAATAATGGACATCTTATGGTCGTTCCTAATAGACATATAGCCAGTATAGAAAAGATGAAAGAGGAAGAGGAAAAAGAGATATTTTTTCTTCTAAAAGCATCAGTAAAAATAATAAAAAAGGTTATTAACCCAGAAGGGTTCAACATAGGAATTAACCTTGGAGAGATTGCAGGTGCAGGTGTTGCAGGACATATACATTTTCATATAGTCCCCAGATGGAAAGGAGATACAAATTTTATGCCTGTAATCTCCAGTTCAAAAGTTATATGTCAGTCGCTAGTGGAACTTTATAAAATTTTATATTTAGAGTTCAGGGAGTTAAAAAGATGTATATAGCGGACTTTCATATTCATTCTAAATACAGTCGTGCTACAAGTAAAAATATGAATCTTGATGAACTTACAAGATGGGCAAAATATAAAGGTATAAACCTACTCGGAACAGGTGATATCACTCACTTCTTATGGTTCCATGAACTTTCACGAGTTCTTGTAGAGACCGACAGGGATGGTATATACCATTACAACGGTATTGACTTTATTCTTACAGGAGAGGTATGTAATATCTTTGAAGATAGAAAGGGGAAAGTAAAAAGGGTACATCTCATTATATTTCTATCTTCTTTTTCAAAGGCAGATAAGCTTAATAAAGTTCTGGAGAGATATACGGACCTTAATATAGATGGTAGACCTATATTACAAATGGATGTTAAAGAGTTTGTAAAGATATTTAAAGACAGTGATGATGCAGGTTTTATAGTACCCGCTCATATATGGACACCTCATTTTTCTCTTTTTGGGTCTAACTCCGGTTTTAACTCCATATATGAATGTTTTGGAGATTTTGAAGATGAGGTTTTTGCTCTTGAGACAGGTTTAAGCAGTGACCCCGAAATGAACTGGATGGTTTCATCTCTTGATAGATATTCGCTTATTTCTAATTCAGATGCACACTCTCCTACAAAAATAGGGAGAGAAGTCAATATATTTACAGACAGGTTTGATTTTTATCAGTTAAAAAAATTTTTGAGAGATAAAGATACAAATAATTTTTTACTAACGGTTGAATATTTTCCTGAGGAAGGGAAATATCATTTTGATGGTCATAGAAACTGTAATGTCTGTATGTCTCCTGAAGAGACAAAAAAGAATAACAATATCTGTCCTGTGTGTGGTAGAAAAATGACAATAGGTGTGATGAATCGTGTTTATGAATTATCTGATAGAAACTATGGAGAAAAACCATCCAAATTTGTTCCTTTCCGAAAGATGGTTCCACTTGACCAGATTATTGCAAGTATTTTAAATAAGGATGTAGATTCACTTCAGGTAAGAAACAAGTATATAGAGATTATTGAAAGAACGGGTTCTGAATTCACTGTACTTCTCAATCTTCCAGAAGATGAGTTAAGGAAAAAGATTGATGAAGATATTGTTGATGGAATATGTAAAGTAAGAGAAGGGAGAATAAATATTGTTCCTGGATATGATGGAGAATTTGGAAAAGTGGAGATACCCTGTAGAGATTTTAAAATTGAGGACGAGCAGACCCTTTTTTAGCAATATCTACAGGAGATTTACTCTTCAAAGAAACAATTTGTTTTTTAAAGTTCTCTCAATATATCTTATACCTTTTTCTCTGTGTTATCTGGCAGTTATATATCTGAAAAGGTGTTTTGTCCGAATAAGAAGATTAGAAGTTCCTGTTATAAGTGTAGGAAATATCACCGCTGGTG is a window from the bacterium genome containing:
- a CDS encoding KpsF/GutQ family sugar-phosphate isomerase, with translation MKTNMKKMDLLNYAKNVIDTECQNLKNIRNHLGNDFINALDTISHCKGKIILTGMGKSGIICRKIAGTFSSLGIPSVFLHPGDAVHGDLGTVSKNDIVMVVSNSGETEEILRILPSIRKIGAVVISLTCSKNSSLGRYSDIVIETGDIKEADVFGMIPSSSTTCALVLGDAMALSLMRIKGVQKRDFAFFHPAGNLGKRLMLKVKDVMHKGKEIPFVGKDAKISDVVREITEKNLGFTLVSDKNGRVAGIITDGDIRRLLNKKTDISDVKAEEYMTKQPKTIDEECLAVEALSIMEKLEITCLVILNKDRKARGVVHLHDLLGKKEFKIEY
- the kdsA gene encoding 3-deoxy-8-phosphooctulonate synthase; amino-acid sequence: MVKEIKLKNIKIGGENIFCLIAGPCVIENEKIVFDTAEYLKKICEKEDIPFVFKASFDKANRSSISSFRGHGMKKGLEILAKVKKKFEIPVTTDVHCQTQIMPVADVVDIIQIPAFLCRQTDLLVTAGKTGKAVNVKKGQFLSPWEVKNIIEKVISTGNQKVLITERGTSFGYNNLVSDFRALPIMRSFGYPVIFDVTHSVQQPGGLGKSSGGNREFVPYLAKAAIAVGCDGIFAEVHPDPSKALSDSSNMLNLKEMEILLTELKSIYLALSGNKKNS
- a CDS encoding histidine triad nucleotide-binding protein, which codes for MEECIFCKIVRGEMKCSSVYEDNDFIAFRDINPQAPIHILIIPKKHIAKLYDTEDISILGQLLNIATKLAKKEGIEENGYRIVINTNRNAGQSVEHLHLHLLGGRVMQWPPG
- the infB gene encoding translation initiation factor IF-2, with amino-acid sequence MKVRDKAKKLKMQGKDFLALLEKNLGIKGKKTVSVLSDEEIEKIDRYIENKLKEPKDKRTGEKKEKKGETTEKHKKKVLSKKKKETPSKTISREKKRKTTHKAKSVKTKKEDIEKIPETVIQTEEISPPVTEITEKTTTEEVKPNVLLQGTENIKQLAEKIAIPANEIIKFFLTKGIVLNINQCPGKENIKNLCEYFGLKTEFVTPAIEKKPVVEKEKLLVPRAPVVTIMGHVDHGKTTILDTIRKSRIADKEYGQITQKIGAYKLNTSKGSIVFLDTPGHEAFTSMRARGAMITDIVVLVVAADEGVKPQTVEAINHARSANVPIIVAVNKIDKPNVNPDKVKKQLAEHKLIPEEWGGDTIFVNVSGLTGQGIEDLLDMIILLGEMLELKASPEGRADGIVIESYIDKTKGPIINVLIRNGELKTGDFFVAGAIKGKVRAIIDDWGRRLEKVGPSTPVEILGGEGVANPGEDFHVVESEKIAREIIEQRNYRTAGKEISTRKITLENLYKEIQKGGLKELKLILKTDYVGTIEAIRNIIEKIPTSEVKIDIIHSETGAVSESDILLASASNAIVLGFNVPVLQKAEELAKSEGVEVRTYRIIYELADEIRRAVEGMLEPEEKEVLSGQAQVKKVFRLSNNECVAGCLVVNGVITRDSIAKIIRNGTVIYQGSISSLKRFKENVKEVKQNTECGIGIEKFSDFQEGDIIQSYIKTKVARKI
- the nusA gene encoding transcription termination factor NusA, with product MKKELMVLLEYWEKEKGIDKAFLLSALESGLLTVYRKKAKMDEGISIKIDPDTGDIKFLNEKGEVIPPPSFPWERIAAQTAKHVIMQRLREAEKSTIYNEFKKLEGTVVSGRVERFEEDNIVVSLGKAEGLLPHLHRLENDHFKVGSPINAYILEVRKPNKGIYQIILSRTHPDFVRCLLEKEVPEITEGIVQIKDIARFPGDLVKIAVFSTDSKIDPVGTCVGEKASRIKNIMKELSGEKVEIILWDKDINKYILNSLSPATGKKVIIHERKKEAIVVVEDSQVFLAVGKKGQNVRLASKLTGWDIRVVRESEYAAGGKPAISVIEGMDETIATELAKYGFGSIKSLSEADVEELKKIPSISEDMAEQLIKKAKEYREKIIKENNESKGQSEETQDAG
- a CDS encoding CCA tRNA nucleotidyltransferase, with the translated sequence MKKFSSEDIIKKLGEFSERKGIISYLVGGYIRDRLLRRKSNDIDIVMEMDALAFAKDFAIEYHLPMPVFYGRFGTAMIEISGIKIEFATARKESYPDNSRKPYVQNATIEEDCARRDFTINTIAQNLITGEIIDFFNGRQDIKNKIIRTPVSPEKTFYDDPLRILRGIRFATRLKFEIEKHTMDGMKRNVSRLHIVSTERISEEILKILEAKEPSRGFYLLDEIGALEIILPEVSALKEKKTEHPCKELFPHTLKVLDNTSAHTKNIYLKMAALLHDIGKPSTLQIINGKVSFHRHEFVGQKMAYKICKRFNIPEDKGKFIGRMIRFHLRPHLLAKENPTDNALRRFIREMGKDIRPLFTLAKADLTSHNPGRVRNALEKLAQLEERIKEINRKDKISSFKLAIDGYVIMDLFSISPGRKVGEIKERLESLVLDGIIKNRKRDLKRYIKENKEVILSSLKGEK
- a CDS encoding HIT domain-containing protein, with translation MDILWAPWRMAYIKQGDKKKGCFLCKAIKDSNDRKNFILYRGKYSFVIINTFPYNNGHLMVVPNRHIASIEKMKEEEEKEIFFLLKASVKIIKKVINPEGFNIGINLGEIAGAGVAGHIHFHIVPRWKGDTNFMPVISSSKVICQSLVELYKILYLEFRELKRCI
- a CDS encoding endonuclease Q family protein; its protein translation is MYIADFHIHSKYSRATSKNMNLDELTRWAKYKGINLLGTGDITHFLWFHELSRVLVETDRDGIYHYNGIDFILTGEVCNIFEDRKGKVKRVHLIIFLSSFSKADKLNKVLERYTDLNIDGRPILQMDVKEFVKIFKDSDDAGFIVPAHIWTPHFSLFGSNSGFNSIYECFGDFEDEVFALETGLSSDPEMNWMVSSLDRYSLISNSDAHSPTKIGREVNIFTDRFDFYQLKKFLRDKDTNNFLLTVEYFPEEGKYHFDGHRNCNVCMSPEETKKNNNICPVCGRKMTIGVMNRVYELSDRNYGEKPSKFVPFRKMVPLDQIIASILNKDVDSLQVRNKYIEIIERTGSEFTVLLNLPEDELRKKIDEDIVDGICKVREGRINIVPGYDGEFGKVEIPCRDFKIEDEQTLF